One Luteolibacter flavescens genomic region harbors:
- a CDS encoding glycosyl hydrolase, with translation MPLLRGLLVSALGVALLPAAQENFDLSPGELAKQFAEPVESSKPRTYWYWADGKVTNAGITRDLEAMKRAGVGEAYIGFIGGQTGNTGGGGVTAMTEAWWDLLEHAIREGGRLGVDIGLFNGLGWSQSGGPWVTQDKTMRHLVNTEIRVQGPALFDATIAAPAGALPGQDVATIAFPAPASDAARITPANATISGGAETAKMFDGNKATSAEYPVVNSQHVITIETAQPFTARSLVLVPSRLLVSKGELQVSQDGVNFTKVSDYEIERRYATAYHGPEVLAPMSISFPAVTARHFRLTLDNEGAFSEIELSGAARIEQYSEKHFGKTYQGPKNPPDYYDWPVQAEPEDPALCIPSAGVTDISASRNGDRITWQVPAGEWIIQRIAMAPTGSTNTPAPAGGGGLEIDKLNREVLVQHFDGYVGEVLRRMPAAERTALKHVVIDSYEVGSQTWTDGMEEAFEARYGYDPLPFLPTLGGRMVGSAAQSDRFLWDLRRLIADRVATEYIGGMRELANQHGLKLWSQNYGHGGFFGEFLSYGGHGDEISGEFWEQDPAGQVETRCASSAAHIYGKKEVFAEAWTGGPNFKSTPWSLKQMGDWAFCEGVNHIVFHVNLAQPDERRPGISAWFGTEFNRNNTWFDKSASWTKYLQRCHTMLKQGNYVADVAYYIGEDVPKFTFERKPALPAGYSFDYINSEVILNRLTVSNGRFVLPDGMSYRLLVLPEADRMRPEVLARLRDLVAQGGAIYGAPPIGSPSLQNYPACDPQVISMADDLWQGLDGTTVKSRTHGTGRVFRGDGLDVVLGELGSAPDLKDDAGLTGNDLLFIHRRTPDAEIYFLSNQTESPINLRPSFRVEGKAPELWDAVTGTRKPLDTYHVDGGRTVLPLALDAQGSVFVVFRGATASDRIVKLEKDGETVMDLTATSAPAVTQPSTFTTSLWVRPAVTTTIPAESKNGFQELYTQRADIIFPAQAQATYGDGHAGSGFAVGTNGFVAYEHGAQYFAPLLVYPASISAWTHFALVYDQAQTRLYMNGTLVRTGLKSDHVVHSGNPNTTYNGKFSGFRQVSRALTQAEIQELMQVSGPVGSPGNMPAFRLELTRGSNGGHGHLSWQSGSYTLTAADGSTRSIEVTPSLAALPVSGAWSLRLPSNSGVPSPVTLNALASLTEHANPNVRYFSGTAVYSKALEVPEDMLAADRRLFLDLGHVGSLARVILNGKDLGTLWSYPYRLDISKAANAGTNQLQVWVTNAWHNRLVGQQRSPSSFTGSEVLWSSSMPGYAANEPLIDSGLIGPVQLLPAIVGGDVPSAPETASAKIGIFTGGDPGEGLDLGGTIVHAINLAGAGTGGTSPDLAVAGVVFKDDYNSVNLIPGVTVGYQAIDNWEVRATYPNATQNDQNLAEIMWDVAHGAGIADQHPSVVFTGLKPGGRYALQVLASDSDSHPNRATTYHLYSGTSHEGVLQDSVTDLNLTALQGGTVRHGPIVNGVIVTLTGAADKSGNLYFCSPDGVVPGGTGTFDANGIVQALVLKEVGSPTPFQSWMETNHPALAGGDRSPDADPDGDGRTNLEEFALGGDPADAAKPGWVRGLVQDASPPAGNEFTLVFAALRGAQFSNATAQVDGVSYEVQGFHDLTTPDVPVSHLGTRDLAPPSWFWPDLSGTPWEYHTFKLEGSEGTPDRGFMRVIVEEVN, from the coding sequence ATGCCGCTCTTGCGCGGCTTGCTGGTCAGTGCCTTAGGCGTCGCATTGCTACCCGCCGCGCAGGAAAATTTCGACCTCAGCCCGGGCGAGCTGGCGAAGCAATTCGCCGAACCCGTCGAGTCGTCGAAACCCCGCACCTACTGGTATTGGGCGGATGGCAAGGTGACGAATGCGGGCATAACTCGCGACCTGGAAGCGATGAAACGCGCGGGTGTGGGCGAGGCCTACATCGGCTTCATCGGCGGGCAGACCGGCAACACGGGCGGAGGTGGTGTGACCGCGATGACGGAAGCATGGTGGGATCTGTTAGAACACGCCATCCGCGAGGGCGGTCGGCTCGGCGTGGACATCGGCCTCTTCAATGGCCTCGGCTGGAGCCAATCCGGCGGACCGTGGGTCACGCAGGACAAGACGATGCGGCATCTGGTGAATACCGAGATCCGCGTGCAAGGACCGGCGCTCTTCGACGCAACCATCGCTGCACCCGCCGGGGCTCTGCCGGGTCAGGACGTGGCCACGATTGCTTTCCCGGCACCGGCTTCGGATGCAGCACGGATCACCCCTGCAAATGCGACCATCAGCGGAGGTGCGGAGACCGCGAAGATGTTCGACGGGAACAAGGCGACCTCCGCCGAGTATCCGGTGGTGAATAGCCAGCACGTGATTACCATCGAGACCGCGCAGCCTTTCACCGCACGCAGCCTGGTGCTGGTACCGAGCAGGCTGCTGGTGTCGAAAGGCGAACTGCAGGTGTCGCAGGACGGCGTAAATTTCACGAAGGTATCGGACTACGAAATCGAGCGGCGCTACGCCACGGCCTATCACGGCCCCGAGGTGCTGGCACCGATGTCGATCTCCTTCCCGGCGGTGACCGCCCGGCATTTCCGTCTGACGCTGGACAACGAGGGGGCTTTCTCCGAGATCGAACTCAGCGGCGCGGCGCGCATCGAGCAGTATTCGGAAAAGCATTTCGGCAAGACCTATCAAGGCCCGAAGAATCCGCCAGACTACTACGACTGGCCGGTGCAGGCCGAGCCGGAGGATCCCGCGCTCTGCATTCCGTCCGCAGGCGTGACGGACATCAGCGCGAGCCGCAATGGCGATCGGATCACCTGGCAAGTGCCCGCCGGCGAGTGGATCATCCAGCGCATCGCGATGGCCCCCACGGGCTCGACGAATACCCCCGCGCCCGCCGGTGGTGGTGGCCTGGAAATCGACAAGCTGAACCGCGAGGTGCTGGTTCAGCACTTCGACGGATACGTCGGCGAGGTCCTGCGCCGCATGCCGGCGGCAGAGCGCACGGCGCTGAAGCACGTGGTGATCGATAGCTACGAGGTGGGCTCGCAGACGTGGACGGATGGGATGGAGGAAGCCTTCGAAGCTCGCTACGGTTATGACCCGCTGCCCTTTCTTCCCACGCTGGGCGGACGCATGGTGGGCAGTGCGGCACAATCGGATCGCTTTCTTTGGGATCTGCGCCGTCTCATCGCGGATCGCGTGGCCACGGAATACATCGGCGGCATGCGCGAACTGGCGAACCAGCACGGGTTGAAGCTGTGGTCGCAGAATTACGGGCACGGGGGATTCTTCGGCGAGTTCCTCAGCTACGGTGGCCACGGGGATGAGATCAGCGGCGAATTCTGGGAGCAGGATCCGGCGGGTCAGGTGGAGACGCGTTGTGCCAGTTCCGCAGCTCACATTTACGGAAAGAAGGAAGTCTTCGCCGAGGCGTGGACGGGCGGTCCGAATTTCAAGAGCACGCCATGGTCGCTGAAGCAGATGGGCGACTGGGCCTTCTGCGAAGGCGTCAACCACATCGTCTTCCACGTGAATCTTGCTCAGCCTGACGAGCGTCGTCCGGGCATCAGCGCGTGGTTCGGCACGGAGTTCAATCGCAACAACACATGGTTCGACAAGTCGGCGAGTTGGACGAAATACCTTCAGCGCTGCCACACGATGCTGAAGCAGGGGAACTACGTGGCGGACGTGGCCTACTACATCGGCGAGGACGTGCCGAAGTTCACTTTTGAACGGAAGCCCGCGCTGCCAGCGGGATACTCCTTCGACTACATCAACTCGGAGGTGATCCTCAATCGCCTGACGGTGAGCAATGGTCGCTTCGTCCTGCCGGATGGCATGAGCTATCGCCTGCTCGTGCTGCCCGAGGCGGACCGCATGCGGCCGGAGGTGCTGGCAAGGCTCCGTGATCTGGTTGCGCAAGGCGGTGCGATCTACGGCGCGCCGCCCATCGGTTCGCCGAGTCTTCAGAACTATCCAGCATGTGATCCGCAAGTGATCTCGATGGCTGATGATCTCTGGCAAGGACTGGATGGCACGACCGTGAAATCGCGCACCCATGGCACGGGCCGCGTCTTCCGCGGGGACGGTCTCGATGTGGTGCTTGGGGAACTCGGCAGCGCTCCGGATCTGAAGGACGACGCCGGCCTCACCGGTAATGACCTCCTTTTCATCCATCGCCGCACGCCGGACGCGGAGATCTACTTCCTTTCCAATCAAACGGAGAGCCCGATCAACCTACGTCCGTCCTTCCGCGTGGAAGGAAAAGCACCGGAGTTGTGGGACGCCGTGACCGGCACCCGCAAACCTCTGGACACCTATCATGTTGATGGCGGACGCACGGTGCTGCCATTGGCGCTGGATGCACAGGGCTCCGTCTTCGTCGTCTTCCGCGGGGCCACGGCGAGTGATCGCATCGTGAAGCTGGAGAAGGACGGCGAGACAGTGATGGATCTCACGGCAACGAGCGCGCCTGCCGTGACGCAGCCGAGCACCTTCACCACTTCGCTGTGGGTCAGGCCCGCGGTCACGACGACCATTCCTGCGGAATCGAAGAACGGCTTCCAAGAGCTCTACACACAGCGCGCCGACATCATCTTCCCCGCACAGGCTCAGGCGACATACGGAGATGGTCACGCAGGCAGTGGCTTCGCCGTGGGAACGAATGGCTTCGTTGCCTACGAGCACGGCGCGCAGTACTTCGCGCCGCTCCTGGTGTATCCTGCAAGCATTTCGGCATGGACTCATTTCGCCCTGGTGTATGACCAGGCCCAGACGCGCCTCTACATGAATGGCACACTCGTGCGTACGGGCCTCAAGAGCGACCACGTGGTGCACTCGGGCAACCCGAACACGACCTACAATGGGAAATTCAGCGGCTTCCGCCAGGTGAGCCGCGCGCTTACCCAAGCGGAAATCCAAGAGCTGATGCAGGTGTCCGGCCCCGTTGGATCACCAGGGAACATGCCTGCCTTCCGGCTGGAATTGACCCGTGGCAGCAATGGCGGCCACGGTCATTTGTCATGGCAATCCGGCAGCTACACGCTAACCGCGGCGGACGGCAGCACGCGCAGCATCGAGGTGACGCCGTCGCTCGCAGCATTGCCCGTGAGCGGAGCGTGGTCCTTGAGACTGCCGTCTAACAGCGGTGTGCCATCGCCCGTCACCTTGAACGCACTAGCATCGCTGACGGAGCACGCGAATCCGAACGTGCGCTATTTTTCCGGCACCGCCGTCTATTCGAAGGCGCTTGAGGTCCCGGAGGACATGCTTGCCGCAGATCGACGTCTCTTCCTCGATCTCGGCCACGTCGGCTCGTTGGCGAGGGTGATCCTCAATGGTAAGGACCTTGGCACGCTGTGGAGCTATCCCTATCGACTCGACATCAGCAAGGCGGCGAATGCGGGCACGAACCAACTGCAGGTGTGGGTGACGAATGCATGGCACAACCGCCTCGTCGGCCAGCAGCGTTCGCCATCGAGCTTCACCGGCAGCGAGGTGCTGTGGTCCAGCTCGATGCCGGGCTATGCCGCGAATGAACCGCTGATCGACTCTGGCCTCATCGGTCCGGTGCAGCTCTTGCCCGCGATCGTCGGAGGTGATGTCCCGTCCGCTCCGGAAACCGCTAGCGCCAAGATCGGCATCTTCACCGGTGGCGATCCCGGCGAAGGCCTCGATCTCGGGGGAACGATCGTTCACGCGATCAATCTCGCCGGAGCAGGCACCGGAGGCACGTCTCCGGATCTGGCCGTCGCGGGCGTGGTCTTCAAGGACGACTACAACTCGGTGAACCTGATCCCCGGCGTGACCGTCGGCTATCAAGCCATCGACAACTGGGAAGTGCGCGCGACCTATCCGAATGCCACTCAGAATGACCAGAACCTCGCCGAGATCATGTGGGATGTAGCGCATGGCGCGGGCATCGCAGATCAGCATCCCTCGGTCGTTTTCACCGGGCTGAAGCCGGGAGGAAGGTATGCATTGCAGGTGCTCGCGTCCGATTCCGATTCGCACCCGAACCGCGCCACCACCTACCATCTCTACTCCGGCACCAGCCACGAGGGAGTGCTGCAGGACAGCGTGACCGACCTGAATCTAACAGCCCTGCAGGGCGGCACCGTGCGCCACGGTCCGATCGTCAATGGCGTGATCGTTACTCTGACCGGCGCTGCGGACAAGAGCGGCAACCTGTATTTCTGCAGCCCCGATGGCGTGGTTCCCGGCGGCACCGGTACCTTTGATGCGAATGGAATCGTGCAGGCGCTCGTGCTGAAGGAAGTAGGATCGCCGACTCCTTTCCAGAGTTGGATGGAAACCAACCACCCGGCACTCGCGGGAGGTGATCGCAGCCCGGATGCCGATCCCGATGGAGACGGTCGCACGAACCTTGAGGAGTTTGCCCTTGGCGGAGATCCTGCCGATGCCGCCAAGCCCGGATGGGTGAGGGGACTGGTCCAAGATGCGAGTCCACCGGCAGGGAACGAATTCACGCTCGTCTTCGCGGCGCTGAGAGGGGCGCAGTTCTCGAATGCCACGGCACAGGTGGACGGCGTCTCCTACGAGGTGCAGGGCTTTCACGATCTCACCACGCCAGACGTCCCCGTTTCACACCTCGGCACCCGCGACCTCGCCCCGCCCTCATGGTTCTGGCCGGATCTTTCCGGCACGCCATGGGAGTATCACACCTTCAAGCTTGAAGGCTCCGAAGGCACTCCTGACCGCGGGTTCATGCGCGTGATCGTGGAGGAGGTGAATTGA